One window of the Epinephelus moara isolate mb chromosome 22, YSFRI_EMoa_1.0, whole genome shotgun sequence genome contains the following:
- the tbxta gene encoding T-box transcription factor T-A, translating into MSSSNTDQRLEHLLSAVESEFQKGSEKGDASERDIKLTLDDADLWNKFKELTNEMIVTKTGRRMFPVLRASVSGLDPNAMYSVLLDFVAADNNRWKYVNGEWVPGGKPEPQSPSCVYIHPDSPNFGAHWMKAPVSFSKVKLSNKLNGGGQIMLNSLHKYEPRIHIVKVGGIQKMISSQSFPETQFIAVTAYQNEEITALKIKHNPFAKAFLDAKERSDHKDVPDHGADSQQSGYSQLGGWFLPGQSPICPSSSPPQFSGTAGHSSGSYCERYSSLRSHRAAPYPSHYPHRTSSTNNYMDNASGTLPTHDSWSALQIPNSTGMGTLSHSTNSTSNSSQYPSLWSVAGTTLTPSGSASGSIPGGLTSQFLRGSSYTGLTSSLPVSSPSSMYDPSLSEVGVGEAQFESSIARLTASWAPVAQSY; encoded by the exons ATGTCTTCCTCCAACACTGACCAGCGCCTGGAGCATCTCCTCAGCGCCGTGGAGAGCGAGTTCCAGAAGGGCAGCGAGAAGGGCGACGCGTCCGAGAGGGATATTAAACTGACGCTGGATGATGCAGACTTATGGAACAAGTTCAAAGAGTTAACCAACGAGATGATTGTCACCAAAACTGGAAG GAGGATGTTCCCGGTGCTGCGGGCCAGCGTCAGCGGCCTGGACCCCAACGCCATGTACTCGGTGCTGCTGGATTTCGTGGCCGCGGACAACAACCGGTGGAAATACGTGAACGGGGAGTGGGTCCCCGGCGGCAAACCGGAGCCCCAGAGCCCCAGCTGCGTCTACATCCATCCGGACTCCCCAAACTTTGGAGCGCACTGGATGAAAGCGCCCGTCTCCTTCAGCAAAGTCAAACTCTCCAATAAACTCAACGGGGGCGGACAG ATTATGCTGAATTCTTTGCACAAATACGAACCAAGGATACACATTGTGAAGGTCGGAGGCATCCAGAAGATGATCAGCAGTCAGTCTTTCCCTGAAACACAATTCATCGCCGTCACCGCTTACCAGAACGAAGAG ATCACTGCCCTGAAGATAAAGCACAATCCCTTTGCTAAGGCCTTCTTGGATGCCAAAGAAAG GAGCGACCATAAAGACGTCCCTGATCACGGCGCAGACAGCCAACAGTCTGGCTACTCTCAGC TTGGAGGTTGGTTCCTCCCAGGCCAGAGTCCTATCTGCCCCAGCAGCAGCCCTCCTCAGTTCAGTGGCACAGCAGGCCACTCCTCTGGCTCCTACTGCGAGCGCTACTCCAGCCTGAGGAGCCACAGAGCGGCCCCATACCCCAGCCACTACCCCCACCGCACCTCCAGCACGA ACAACTACATGGACAATGCTTCGGGGACTCTGCCCACTCATGACAGCTGGTCTGCTCTTCAGATCCCCAACTCCACCGGCATGGGCACCCTGTCCCACTCCACCAACTCCACATCTAATTCCAG TCAGTACCCCAGCCTATGGTCAGTAGCCGGCACCACCCTCACCCCTTCAGGCTCAGCCTCAGGCTCCATACCCGGAGGTCTGACCTCCCAGTTCCTGAGGGGCTCCTCCTACACGGGCCTGACCTCCTCACTGCCCGTCTCCTCGCCATCCTCCATGTATGACCCCAGCCTGAGCGAGGTCGGTGTCGGAGAGGCCCAGTTTGAGAGCTCCATCGCCAGGCTGACCGCGTCCTGGGCGCCTGTGGCTCAGAGCTACTGA